In one window of Oceanispirochaeta sp. M1 DNA:
- a CDS encoding DUF58 domain-containing protein, whose translation MLKTLICPALPLRCSDRTEYSGLVEESGQNNITLILSSRLYWQGVGHRKLELDFSSTEETPYFPRGIYQVEDHCLKLRDWCGFFEYRLRGEKNSQLTVYPASQYLERGVPARRNHVPEKRAFISWQKDREFFDTRPYYPGDDPRRINWKMLARHDELFIKEGNSLSPSKKSALLMLDGSGSMDDTDRLFRKLSALTQQLAEAGLLLTALLPGKDKIQGLETFTALEKDDLFASVHPVSLTIFNKVEEERFGIVYFFSGMMPDETVLRSLDASFRDSRKILVLCSSEKTGRKGKLRGWNIVKA comes from the coding sequence ATGCTGAAGACCCTGATCTGTCCGGCTCTGCCTCTGCGCTGTTCAGACAGAACAGAGTATTCCGGGCTTGTTGAGGAATCGGGGCAGAACAATATAACTCTGATTCTCAGTTCCCGTCTTTACTGGCAGGGAGTGGGGCATCGGAAGCTGGAATTGGATTTTTCATCAACAGAAGAAACACCTTATTTTCCCAGAGGTATTTATCAGGTTGAGGATCACTGCCTGAAGCTAAGGGACTGGTGCGGGTTTTTTGAATACCGGCTGAGGGGGGAAAAAAATAGTCAGCTCACAGTTTACCCTGCTTCACAGTATCTGGAGAGGGGAGTCCCTGCCCGGAGAAATCATGTGCCCGAGAAGCGTGCATTTATTTCCTGGCAGAAAGACCGGGAGTTTTTTGATACCCGCCCCTATTATCCAGGGGATGATCCCCGCCGTATCAACTGGAAGATGCTGGCCCGGCATGATGAGCTTTTTATAAAAGAGGGGAACAGCCTGTCTCCCTCAAAGAAGTCGGCTCTGTTGATGCTGGACGGTTCAGGCAGTATGGATGACACGGATCGTCTGTTTAGAAAGCTATCCGCTTTGACTCAGCAGCTGGCTGAGGCAGGGCTTCTGCTTACGGCATTGCTGCCGGGGAAGGATAAAATTCAGGGGCTGGAGACTTTTACTGCTTTAGAAAAGGACGATCTTTTTGCCTCGGTGCACCCAGTGAGTCTGACAATCTTTAATAAGGTTGAAGAGGAGCGTTTCGGTATTGTCTATTTTTTTTCTGGAATGATGCCGGATGAAACTGTTCTGAGATCTCTTGATGCATCATTCAGGGATTCAAGAAAAATTCTTGTCCTTTGCTCTTCTGAGAAGACGGGGAGAAAAGGAAAGCTGCGGGGGTGGAACATTGTTAAGGCTTAA
- a CDS encoding transglutaminase family protein — translation MSFALLRRRGEKESCGGGTLLRLNPSLLQRFQHLLIFTVFWLSISSSTLPEAPLSPVLGIVLFVILDLLVSSCRFALERSIHREILSFSLSLLISLLFFILIRILSFLTAGLSLPQDLLLLNFHSYLLPVLPAVMTAQTLRFISIRSRAGHFIVLLINLILLSFIMSRGGWSLQLPMDDLKISYAFIFIFLFVQILLILSGGRKGRRLALIPAILLFILPLSGLLPLNHLYKNESRKEGGGLLESSLFRFDFSEYLSLESKISMKDDLVFLMKMEGGAEKNLTRRFVLSAYSPEKGFYRDTEDAPETADFLQNDYLLGELPRSWEYPDFNLTRTVVQEYYLVNFDSSAFMGLNSPVSVTPYLSWDSSSFSRIYRVDSRVSTAWGWDLLETLAPDSGTPEEKAFLEYYTGGSEKEDLKQLALEIIDGKFTYYDKVEAVKDYLQDNYFYSLNPGESDTGDQLSHFLFESEKGYCSYFAFSMALLCRSVGIPSRVALGFWVDESSQVLNYYPVKANQAHAWVEVYFPRFGWIEFDPTSQTPAPGEEFTITPFSPQEMEPYLREILENRDSLKIPVVSDSPVQEKNNSGSFIFLKRRAVRLGGAVLVLVLCIYLCIKLLFLYLILNRVPKKGSEASDFFHIHLFILTSLFRKRRKMESIQEYAEDLNSEIHSFPGFVAQYEKIRFGMSSLDDLNLLEEKGKELRSFLYGSIQKKERVRYLSILFRLLFFKWRIK, via the coding sequence TTGTCCTTTGCTCTTCTGAGAAGACGGGGAGAAAAGGAAAGCTGCGGGGGTGGAACATTGTTAAGGCTTAATCCCTCATTGCTTCAACGTTTTCAGCATCTTCTGATATTCACAGTCTTTTGGTTGAGTATCAGCTCCTCTACTCTGCCTGAAGCACCTCTTTCTCCTGTTTTAGGAATTGTACTCTTTGTTATTCTGGATCTGCTGGTTTCCTCTTGTAGATTTGCCCTTGAGAGAAGTATCCACAGGGAAATCCTCTCATTTTCTCTGAGTCTGCTTATTTCTCTGTTGTTTTTTATACTGATTAGAATCCTTTCTTTCCTTACAGCAGGCCTCTCTCTGCCTCAGGATCTTCTCCTTCTGAACTTTCATTCCTATCTTCTGCCTGTTTTACCTGCGGTGATGACGGCGCAGACTCTCCGTTTTATATCTATCCGAAGCAGGGCCGGGCACTTTATCGTGCTGCTTATCAATCTGATTTTGTTGTCCTTTATTATGAGCCGTGGCGGATGGTCTCTGCAGCTCCCTATGGATGACCTGAAGATATCTTATGCCTTTATTTTCATTTTCCTGTTTGTACAGATCCTGTTGATTCTTAGCGGAGGCCGCAAAGGGAGGCGTCTTGCACTGATTCCGGCAATTCTTCTTTTTATTCTTCCCCTTTCGGGACTGCTGCCTTTAAATCACCTATATAAGAATGAATCCCGTAAGGAAGGGGGGGGGCTTCTGGAATCTTCCCTGTTTCGCTTTGACTTTTCAGAATATCTCAGCCTTGAGAGTAAGATTTCCATGAAGGATGATCTGGTTTTTCTTATGAAGATGGAGGGCGGGGCGGAAAAAAATCTTACCCGCCGTTTTGTTCTATCTGCCTACAGTCCGGAAAAAGGATTCTACAGGGATACTGAGGATGCACCGGAGACAGCCGATTTTCTGCAGAACGACTATCTGCTGGGAGAATTGCCCCGAAGCTGGGAGTATCCCGATTTTAATTTGACCAGGACCGTTGTTCAGGAATACTACCTTGTGAACTTTGATTCTTCAGCATTTATGGGGCTTAACAGTCCGGTCTCTGTTACTCCTTATCTTAGCTGGGACAGTTCTTCCTTCTCCAGGATATACAGAGTCGATTCCAGAGTCAGTACGGCCTGGGGATGGGATCTACTGGAGACACTTGCCCCTGACAGCGGGACTCCCGAAGAAAAAGCCTTTCTTGAGTATTATACAGGAGGTAGTGAGAAAGAAGACCTCAAGCAGCTGGCGCTGGAAATCATTGACGGGAAATTCACTTATTATGATAAGGTTGAAGCGGTAAAAGATTATCTGCAGGATAATTATTTTTATTCATTGAATCCCGGGGAGTCTGATACCGGAGATCAGTTATCACATTTTTTATTTGAATCAGAAAAAGGCTACTGTTCTTATTTTGCATTTTCAATGGCCCTTCTCTGCCGCAGTGTTGGTATTCCTTCGCGGGTTGCTCTGGGCTTCTGGGTTGATGAATCCTCCCAGGTTCTCAATTATTATCCGGTAAAAGCAAATCAGGCACATGCCTGGGTAGAGGTCTATTTCCCCCGTTTCGGATGGATAGAATTTGATCCCACCTCCCAGACTCCGGCTCCGGGAGAGGAGTTTACAATTACACCTTTTTCTCCACAGGAGATGGAACCATATTTAAGAGAAATTCTGGAGAACAGGGATTCCCTGAAGATTCCGGTAGTAAGCGATTCGCCTGTTCAGGAAAAAAATAATTCAGGATCTTTCATTTTTCTAAAGAGAAGAGCAGTCCGTCTCGGAGGAGCAGTCCTTGTTCTGGTTCTGTGTATTTACCTGTGTATTAAACTGCTTTTTCTCTATCTGATCCTGAACAGAGTGCCGAAAAAAGGCTCAGAAGCATCAGACTTTTTCCACATTCACCTGTTTATCCTCACATCCCTGTTCAGAAAGAGAAGAAAAATGGAATCCATACAGGAGTATGCTGAAGATCTGAATAGTGAGATCCACTCTTTTCCCGGCTTTGTAGCACAGTATGAAAAAATCCGCTTCGGAATGTCCTCTCTTGATGACCTGAATCTTCTTGAAGAGAAGGGGAAGGAGTTAAGGAGCTTCCTTTATGGCTCAATTCAGAAGAAAGAAAGAGTCCGTTATCTGAGCATTCTATTCAGACTGCTGTTCTTTAAGTGGAGGATAAAGTGA
- a CDS encoding lipopolysaccharide assembly protein LapB, producing MRLSARFFIIVFSLGLLLIPVLISAQEMDDAELRLQEIRSAVDTDFYEKALNLIEKGIADYPGDFRFPMVRGDLYEEQELYTLALESYKEAEVLDMTNSVELRMQLASTLGYLDQNFESLSYLESLVDEGESTLLDDLGWMYYKTHQPEKGIVRIRESLEKDFDRNLSLTLGTLYSEINSPDLCRKYYLDAILDALEQQDSYFASVGYYNLSLAEKSFYDYEAAVDYATQSLELMDRAAGHLALGDLYMMKQSYIDAEREFREAVGLDKTPLSRTNLASLYRVQGRLDESLMEIRKIEEDNDESWMYYYGLNQDQFVMDLYRQFFEVYEGKVQQQLLFREWGVSARGRRLLQLIENKGKALYYRTLYRNISFREGRSQLEGGSELRGSLTLASGSEGFPRQAEKYYLNALALEDFPQAEPWYDLVLGKELKDKDLLARAEQGLNPEWERQPLEDVLRSRVLLMRGNSREKNDILMKMYQMNPGSLVQYGLRLPLELQLSGEKASGLQKRRLESFLKQSGFRLIQGKGNALVLRISISDSIKYTMSDPEGRVLYSGNTKVESKLSEELRDWVRSFRMQVFQF from the coding sequence GTGAGACTCTCTGCTCGATTTTTCATAATTGTTTTCTCCCTCGGATTACTCCTTATTCCCGTCCTGATCTCTGCACAGGAAATGGATGATGCAGAACTCCGCCTACAGGAAATCCGTTCGGCTGTTGATACAGATTTTTATGAGAAGGCTCTAAATCTGATAGAGAAGGGAATTGCAGATTATCCAGGAGATTTCCGATTCCCCATGGTACGGGGAGATCTGTATGAAGAGCAGGAACTCTATACCCTTGCCCTTGAATCCTATAAAGAGGCAGAAGTTCTCGATATGACAAATTCTGTGGAATTAAGAATGCAGCTTGCATCAACACTGGGCTATCTGGATCAGAATTTTGAGTCTCTTTCTTACCTGGAATCACTTGTGGATGAGGGAGAGAGTACTCTACTGGATGATTTGGGATGGATGTATTATAAAACACATCAGCCGGAGAAAGGAATAGTCCGCATCAGGGAGTCTCTTGAGAAGGACTTCGATCGGAACCTGTCTCTTACTCTTGGAACCCTGTATTCTGAAATAAACAGCCCTGATCTCTGCCGTAAATACTATCTGGATGCCATTTTGGATGCTCTGGAGCAACAGGATTCTTATTTTGCATCCGTAGGATATTACAACCTTTCCCTGGCAGAGAAATCTTTTTATGATTATGAAGCTGCTGTGGATTATGCCACCCAGTCACTGGAACTGATGGATAGGGCCGCCGGTCATCTGGCACTGGGCGACCTATATATGATGAAGCAGTCCTACATCGATGCAGAACGGGAATTTCGGGAGGCCGTGGGTCTGGACAAGACTCCTCTGTCCCGGACAAATCTGGCATCTCTGTACAGAGTACAGGGACGCCTTGATGAGTCTTTAATGGAGATCAGAAAGATCGAAGAGGATAATGATGAGTCCTGGATGTATTATTACGGGCTGAATCAGGATCAGTTCGTAATGGATCTCTACAGACAGTTTTTTGAAGTCTATGAAGGAAAGGTTCAACAGCAGCTTCTTTTCAGGGAGTGGGGAGTATCCGCCAGAGGCCGGCGTCTGCTTCAACTTATTGAGAATAAGGGGAAGGCTCTTTATTACCGTACTCTCTATAGAAATATCTCTTTCCGGGAAGGACGTTCTCAGCTGGAGGGCGGTTCAGAGCTGAGGGGCTCTCTTACTCTTGCATCGGGATCCGAAGGATTCCCCAGGCAGGCAGAGAAGTACTATCTCAATGCCCTGGCTTTGGAGGACTTTCCCCAGGCTGAACCCTGGTATGATCTGGTGTTAGGTAAGGAGCTTAAGGACAAGGATCTTCTTGCCCGTGCGGAACAGGGGCTGAACCCTGAATGGGAGAGGCAGCCACTTGAAGATGTTCTGCGGAGCCGTGTTCTCCTGATGAGAGGAAACAGCCGGGAGAAGAATGATATTCTTATGAAGATGTATCAGATGAACCCGGGCTCTCTGGTTCAATATGGCCTGCGCCTCCCTCTGGAGCTGCAGCTGAGTGGTGAAAAGGCTTCCGGCCTCCAGAAACGGAGGCTTGAGAGCTTCCTGAAACAGAGTGGTTTTCGTCTGATTCAGGGTAAGGGGAATGCACTTGTTCTGAGGATCAGCATTTCAGATTCAATAAAATACACAATGAGTGATCCAGAGGGAAGGGTTCTTTATTCAGGAAATACCAAGGTAGAATCAAAGCTGTCTGAAGAGCTCAGAGACTGGGTTCGCAGCTTCCGGATGCAGGTCTTTCAGTTCTGA
- a CDS encoding peptidase U32 family protein, translating to MIKTELLAPAGNLDSAMAALENGADAVYCGLQEFSARKGAKNFTLEQVSRLREWTLQNDKKLYIALNTIIKEDELPRILGYLRSLEALQVDSIILQDPGLARIIHNHFPGLTLHASTQMAVHNLSGLEILKELGFSRVVLPREMTMKEMAGFRKNMPKMELEVFIHGAQCYSVSGMCLASGMLLGRSANRGECGQICRNWFNQDKEKGYFLSSTDLWAGPQVLNLQEMGISSLKIEGRMKSPAYAAAASRYYRAILDGSRADKLKPLEQDLRIAFSRESGTGHLEKKRGISMVDRKFPGHKGLPLGEITSSTGKQIQLNSSADLHKRDGLMFFDNRGQSSSFSLELKQPLKAGEVKLNIPVNAPRSGTMLYKVQSHDFHSKAFNENSLPLFKISPQGNIWFSDDHIDLEIPKLNFNKTYPLESEESTGDLGPEEKILAEFAKSGAYTFILDRLKLEARGIDLNQRFIPPSRLKKLRQEIYKDIEAALKTSEEQRIEEIVKLLNSEAATLDSFMSPLPYRVELNPSETELPVIIPEEIDTAVPAELDGCNYYPLSPLIYPSPEGAFVKRIEKKLQDSSASKNYVGIANWGHIQMYRKLKSAGHKNLRCYGDTGMLLANSQAVLQMRELLGPGFTGAYAWIESEKNETPSSLSPVGKKFKPPLFISRNCFKKHSLGGSCTGCKRNMEYSMTQKGQNYKIIIRNCLTWIFAAEPGEVQN from the coding sequence ATGATAAAAACCGAATTACTGGCTCCCGCCGGAAATCTGGACAGCGCTATGGCTGCCCTTGAAAATGGAGCCGATGCTGTTTACTGCGGACTTCAGGAATTCTCAGCCCGTAAAGGGGCTAAAAACTTCACCCTTGAACAGGTCAGTCGTCTAAGGGAATGGACCCTTCAGAATGATAAGAAACTATATATAGCCCTCAATACAATTATTAAAGAAGATGAGCTTCCACGGATACTCGGCTACCTTCGCAGCCTGGAGGCACTTCAGGTAGACAGTATTATTCTTCAGGATCCGGGGCTTGCCCGTATTATTCATAATCACTTCCCCGGTCTCACTCTCCATGCCTCCACACAGATGGCAGTACATAATCTTTCGGGGCTGGAGATTCTCAAAGAACTTGGATTCAGCCGGGTTGTCCTCCCCAGAGAAATGACAATGAAAGAGATGGCGGGCTTTAGAAAAAACATGCCGAAAATGGAGCTGGAAGTCTTTATTCATGGAGCCCAATGCTACAGTGTTTCAGGTATGTGCCTTGCATCGGGAATGCTCCTGGGACGCTCAGCTAACAGAGGAGAATGCGGTCAGATCTGCCGCAACTGGTTCAATCAGGACAAGGAGAAGGGTTACTTTCTCTCATCAACCGATCTATGGGCAGGACCTCAGGTTCTGAACTTGCAGGAGATGGGGATAAGCTCACTGAAAATTGAAGGCAGGATGAAATCACCGGCCTATGCAGCCGCAGCTTCCCGCTATTACAGGGCGATCCTGGACGGAAGTAGAGCAGATAAATTGAAACCTCTGGAACAGGATCTGAGGATAGCATTTTCAAGAGAGTCGGGAACAGGACATCTGGAGAAGAAGAGAGGTATTTCAATGGTGGACCGGAAATTCCCCGGTCATAAAGGTCTTCCTCTTGGTGAAATCACGAGCAGTACTGGAAAACAGATTCAACTTAATTCATCTGCAGATCTCCATAAACGAGACGGTTTAATGTTCTTCGATAACAGGGGGCAGTCCTCCTCCTTTTCTCTTGAATTAAAACAGCCCCTGAAGGCAGGGGAAGTAAAACTGAATATTCCTGTCAATGCACCCCGCTCCGGAACAATGCTCTACAAGGTTCAATCCCACGACTTTCACAGCAAGGCTTTCAACGAAAACAGTCTTCCTTTATTTAAAATATCTCCCCAGGGGAATATCTGGTTCTCAGATGATCATATTGATCTGGAAATTCCAAAACTGAATTTCAATAAAACATATCCCCTGGAATCTGAAGAATCCACCGGAGACCTGGGGCCTGAAGAAAAAATTCTGGCAGAATTTGCAAAGAGTGGAGCCTACACCTTTATCCTGGACCGACTGAAACTCGAAGCCCGGGGAATTGATCTGAACCAGAGATTTATCCCTCCATCCCGCCTTAAAAAGTTACGCCAGGAGATCTATAAAGATATTGAAGCTGCACTGAAGACTTCTGAAGAACAGAGGATAGAAGAGATAGTAAAGCTGCTCAATTCAGAAGCCGCTACACTGGACAGTTTTATGTCACCCCTGCCTTACAGGGTCGAATTGAACCCCTCGGAGACGGAACTTCCCGTAATCATCCCCGAAGAGATTGATACGGCAGTTCCTGCAGAATTGGATGGCTGTAACTACTACCCTCTGTCGCCTCTGATTTACCCTTCCCCCGAGGGAGCCTTTGTAAAGAGAATTGAAAAGAAACTCCAGGACAGCTCTGCTTCTAAGAACTATGTGGGAATCGCTAACTGGGGACATATCCAGATGTACCGCAAATTAAAGTCTGCCGGTCATAAAAATCTGCGCTGCTATGGTGATACAGGGATGCTTCTGGCCAACAGTCAGGCGGTTCTTCAGATGAGGGAACTCCTTGGTCCCGGATTTACCGGAGCCTATGCCTGGATTGAATCAGAGAAAAATGAGACTCCTTCTTCTCTGAGCCCAGTGGGTAAAAAGTTTAAACCACCCCTTTTTATCAGTAGAAACTGTTTTAAAAAGCACAGTCTGGGCGGAAGCTGTACAGGATGTAAACGTAATATGGAATATTCCATGACACAGAAGGGCCAGAATTATAAGATTATTATACGTAACTGTCTCACATGGATTTTTGCTGCAGAGCCCGGAGAAGTTCAGAACTGA
- a CDS encoding arginyltransferase, with product MKILREPVLSEEDQCPYLKNENWRQEYFVATDLDLEQFQTLLDRRYRRFGAVFFRPCCPDCLKCKPIRVDAYLFSASRSQRRVIRKNSDTRVEFRPLEPRRELYDIYVKHSRERFEQESSEEEFIRNFYTPVVPSFQSEYFIGGKLAGFGILDQSATGLSSVYYCFDPDFSEYSLGTFSVLEEIRESASLGLQYYYLGYYIEESPKMVYKGRFHPHELLDQGSWKSVLEDSVG from the coding sequence ATGAAAATTCTGAGAGAACCTGTTCTGTCCGAGGAAGATCAATGTCCTTATCTCAAGAACGAGAACTGGAGACAGGAATACTTTGTTGCTACAGATCTGGATTTAGAACAGTTTCAGACTCTCCTTGATAGGCGTTACAGGCGCTTCGGTGCTGTTTTTTTCAGACCTTGCTGCCCGGATTGTCTCAAATGTAAGCCTATCAGGGTTGATGCCTATTTGTTTTCAGCCTCCAGGAGTCAGAGACGGGTCATCAGGAAAAACAGTGATACCCGGGTGGAATTCCGCCCCCTTGAACCCCGTAGAGAGCTGTACGATATATATGTAAAACACAGCAGGGAACGCTTTGAACAGGAGAGCAGTGAAGAGGAATTTATCCGGAATTTCTACACACCCGTGGTCCCTTCATTCCAGTCTGAGTATTTTATTGGTGGAAAACTTGCCGGCTTCGGAATACTTGATCAATCTGCAACGGGACTAAGTTCGGTGTACTACTGCTTTGATCCGGACTTTTCCGAATACAGTCTTGGAACCTTCAGTGTGTTGGAAGAAATAAGGGAGAGTGCCAGCCTGGGACTTCAGTATTACTACCTGGGATATTACATTGAGGAGAGTCCTAAGATGGTTTATAAGGGGCGCTTTCACCCCCATGAATTACTGGATCAGGGCAGCTGGAAATCTGTTTTAGAAGATTCCGTAGGATGA
- a CDS encoding calcium/sodium antiporter, translating into MTLFLWLLALTGGLLILSLSSDWFVDAAEKVGIYFRLPGFIIGVVIIGFGTSLPELASSIVSVLQGRSEIVISNAIGSNITNIFLVLGVSALFADSYTIQHDIFKTDLPFLMGSAIMIGLMTYDQNFTIAEGIICLVALALYLYRSITHGQISEQIKEEEAEEQNKPSVMTWLVLIISPVLITLGADLTVKSVVAVSEILKIGTEIIAVTVVSLGTSLPEVMVSIQAARKGKGDMAVGNVIGSNIFNTFAVMGVSAFFGTLKISSSYPVKTLPIFLGATVMAYFIVQDKKVFRFEGILLLLFYVFFLGSSYGIF; encoded by the coding sequence ATGACACTTTTTTTATGGTTACTGGCTTTGACGGGGGGATTACTGATCCTAAGCCTCAGTTCTGACTGGTTCGTCGATGCTGCCGAAAAAGTGGGGATCTATTTCAGACTTCCCGGATTTATCATCGGTGTGGTGATTATCGGATTCGGAACATCCCTCCCCGAACTGGCTTCCAGTATTGTTTCTGTTCTGCAGGGACGTTCGGAAATTGTTATTTCAAATGCCATCGGTTCAAATATAACAAATATTTTCCTGGTTCTGGGGGTCAGTGCGCTTTTTGCAGACTCCTACACAATCCAACACGATATTTTCAAGACGGATCTCCCCTTCCTAATGGGCTCTGCCATCATGATAGGTCTTATGACCTATGATCAGAACTTTACGATTGCAGAAGGTATAATCTGTCTTGTTGCTTTAGCACTCTACCTGTACCGCTCCATTACTCATGGCCAGATATCCGAACAGATAAAAGAAGAGGAAGCAGAGGAACAGAACAAACCATCTGTGATGACCTGGCTTGTTCTTATAATCAGCCCTGTTCTCATAACCCTTGGTGCAGACCTGACCGTTAAATCAGTCGTAGCTGTTTCTGAGATTCTCAAGATTGGGACTGAAATTATTGCAGTAACCGTTGTATCACTGGGAACTTCACTTCCAGAAGTCATGGTATCCATACAGGCAGCCAGGAAAGGTAAGGGTGATATGGCTGTAGGAAACGTTATCGGCTCCAATATCTTCAATACTTTTGCCGTTATGGGTGTGAGTGCATTCTTCGGTACACTGAAAATATCATCTTCCTATCCCGTAAAGACACTTCCCATATTTCTCGGGGCCACTGTGATGGCGTACTTCATCGTGCAGGATAAGAAAGTATTCCGCTTTGAAGGAATACTGCTGCTGTTGTTTTATGTCTTTTTCCTGGGATCATCCTACGGAATCTTCTAA
- a CDS encoding GNAT family N-acetyltransferase, with amino-acid sequence MRTLETKRLNLRPWQLSDVKDSLEYAKSSLVGPDAGWKPITTENKVIAGFGLHESTPDERIKSIKQREVGYVLNPEYWGNGYIPEAVRKVLEYSFIHKGIDLVWYGHFEDNLQSKRVNEKCGFQFKFKKERELTSLENQKVMQWYYNLSRETYMNGRIE; translated from the coding sequence ATGCGTACTCTTGAAACAAAACGATTAAATTTAAGACCCTGGCAATTATCTGATGTAAAAGATTCTCTGGAATATGCAAAAAGTAGTTTAGTAGGACCTGATGCTGGATGGAAACCTATTACCACTGAGAATAAAGTTATTGCTGGGTTCGGGTTGCATGAATCGACACCTGATGAAAGAATCAAGAGTATAAAACAAAGAGAAGTCGGCTATGTTCTAAATCCTGAATACTGGGGGAATGGATACATTCCTGAAGCTGTGAGGAAAGTTCTTGAATATTCCTTCATTCATAAGGGGATAGACCTAGTCTGGTATGGACACTTTGAAGATAATTTACAGTCAAAAAGAGTCAATGAAAAATGTGGATTTCAGTTCAAATTTAAGAAAGAGAGAGAATTAACTTCATTGGAAAATCAAAAAGTAATGCAGTGGTATTATAATTTATCAAGAGAGACATATATGAATGGTCGCATTGAATAG
- a CDS encoding GNAT family N-acetyltransferase: MIDSEKEGISFVSNTVEEWITGINRFDKKGEIFFGAFINAEIVGMGGLNIDPYTNLSSIGRVRHLYVCPKFRRQNIGKQLMLKIIKHAKKNYQGIRLYTENKEAFKFYESLGFQNSSKFKESHFLKL; this comes from the coding sequence GTGATAGATTCTGAGAAAGAAGGAATTTCATTTGTATCAAATACGGTTGAGGAATGGATTACAGGAATCAATAGATTTGATAAAAAGGGAGAGATTTTTTTTGGGGCATTTATAAACGCTGAAATTGTTGGTATGGGAGGACTCAACATTGATCCATACACGAACCTTTCAAGCATTGGGAGAGTAAGACATCTTTATGTTTGTCCAAAATTTCGGAGACAAAACATAGGTAAACAATTGATGCTTAAAATTATTAAACATGCAAAGAAAAATTATCAAGGGATACGACTTTATACAGAGAACAAAGAGGCTTTTAAATTTTATGAGTCTCTCGGGTTTCAGAATTCTTCAAAATTTAAAGAATCCCATTTTTTGAAGCTATAA
- a CDS encoding glycosyltransferase, which translates to MRIVFVIDSWNPGNGCIVATHRLVKELQDRGHDIALVTTAGKSASEFNGEVFEVPGFYLPGVKETMVSMDFKFGKGVKSILKKAFTGADLVQIQFPYFMAGPAVKMAKKMDVPVLGACHIQSQNMTGAMNNDNNLGDWFFNNWFNFELFRRVEAIHCPSPFAADLIKSKGSNAHFRVISNGIPRQYVPMEKERPEFFGDKFVLLSIGRLAYEKQQTMMIEAIKKSKHKDNIQLLICGKGPAEDELKKQGKDLPVVPQVKFISDEEKMTYLNTADMYLHSSLIELESLSCLEALGSGLPCLIGNSPLSAASQFGLNEKFVFQFDDIDQLAAKIDYWYENREELTEMKAKALEMAENFRMDKVIDSMEQLHQDVIEYSNGSSNNLPLEEKKMA; encoded by the coding sequence ATGAGAATCGTATTTGTAATTGACAGCTGGAACCCAGGAAATGGATGTATTGTAGCAACTCATAGACTTGTCAAAGAACTTCAGGACAGAGGGCATGATATTGCCCTTGTAACAACTGCAGGAAAAAGTGCTTCTGAATTTAATGGAGAAGTATTTGAAGTTCCGGGCTTCTATCTCCCCGGTGTAAAAGAAACCATGGTCAGCATGGACTTTAAATTTGGTAAGGGTGTGAAGTCTATACTGAAAAAGGCTTTTACAGGTGCTGATCTTGTACAGATTCAGTTTCCTTATTTTATGGCTGGGCCCGCAGTCAAAATGGCTAAGAAAATGGATGTTCCCGTTCTTGGAGCCTGCCACATTCAGTCACAGAATATGACCGGTGCCATGAATAATGATAACAATCTTGGTGACTGGTTCTTCAATAACTGGTTCAACTTTGAGCTATTCAGAAGAGTTGAGGCAATTCACTGCCCCTCTCCCTTCGCAGCCGATCTGATTAAAAGTAAAGGCAGCAATGCCCACTTTCGTGTTATTTCAAACGGTATTCCCCGTCAGTATGTTCCCATGGAAAAAGAGAGACCCGAGTTCTTCGGCGATAAATTTGTACTTTTGAGCATTGGTCGTCTTGCCTATGAAAAACAGCAGACAATGATGATTGAAGCAATCAAGAAATCAAAGCATAAAGATAATATCCAGCTGCTGATCTGCGGAAAAGGTCCTGCAGAAGATGAGCTTAAGAAGCAGGGAAAAGATTTACCCGTTGTTCCCCAGGTCAAATTTATCAGTGATGAAGAGAAGATGACCTATCTGAATACAGCAGATATGTACCTTCATTCATCTCTTATTGAACTGGAAAGTCTTTCCTGTCTTGAAGCCCTCGGTTCCGGACTGCCCTGTCTTATCGGTAACTCTCCCTTGAGTGCTGCTTCACAGTTTGGTCTGAATGAAAAGTTCGTATTCCAGTTTGACGATATAGACCAGCTCGCTGCCAAGATCGACTACTGGTATGAAAACAGAGAAGAGCTTACTGAGATGAAAGCCAAGGCTCTTGAGATGGCTGAAAACTTCAGAATGGACAAGGTTATTGATTCCATGGAGCAGCTCCATCAGGATGTCATTGAATATTCAAATGGTTCCAGCAACAATCTTCCTCTGGAAGAGAAGAAAATGGCCTGA